In Nocardia sputorum, a single genomic region encodes these proteins:
- a CDS encoding response regulator, translating into MPITVLVVDDQELMRMGLKMVLGAHPDIDVIGEAANGAAAVAAAAELRPDVVLMDVRMPVVDGVVATTRIVEAGHGSRVLVMTTFDLDEHALGALRAGASGFLLKDTPPEDLVSAIRSVAAGDAVVSPKVTKRLLDRLIAENPARTRDPGVLDVLTAREREVLEQIAAGRSNAEIAEQLYLSEATVKTHVGRVLTKLGLRDRVQAVVLAYETGLVRPGG; encoded by the coding sequence GTGCCGATCACCGTTCTCGTCGTCGATGACCAGGAACTCATGCGGATGGGATTGAAGATGGTGCTCGGCGCGCACCCGGACATCGACGTGATCGGTGAGGCGGCCAACGGCGCCGCCGCGGTCGCCGCCGCGGCCGAACTGCGACCCGACGTGGTGCTGATGGACGTGCGGATGCCCGTGGTGGACGGTGTCGTCGCCACCACCCGCATCGTGGAGGCCGGGCACGGCAGCCGGGTGCTGGTCATGACGACCTTCGACCTCGACGAGCACGCGCTGGGCGCGCTGCGCGCGGGGGCGAGCGGGTTCCTGTTGAAGGACACGCCGCCGGAGGACCTGGTCTCGGCCATCCGCAGCGTCGCCGCCGGTGACGCCGTGGTCTCGCCGAAGGTCACCAAGCGCCTGCTGGACCGGCTCATCGCGGAGAACCCGGCGCGTACCCGCGACCCGGGCGTGCTCGACGTGCTCACCGCCCGCGAGCGCGAAGTGCTCGAGCAGATCGCCGCCGGACGCTCCAACGCCGAGATCGCCGAACAGTTGTACCTGTCGGAGGCCACGGTCAAGACGCACGTGGGCCGGGTGCTCACCAAACTCGGTCTGCGCGACCGGGTTCAAGCGGTCGTGCTGGCCTACGAGACCGGATTGGTGCGTCCGGGCGGCTGA
- a CDS encoding FxsA family protein — protein sequence MPALLFVLYVVVEVTALVAVGQLIGVLPTILLLIAGSAAGMLLVGSQGRRVFEQFRRAARGEVAPGTAVADGALVAAGGVLMFVPGLVTSVFGLLLLLPPTRLLVRPLVTAFAARRFRRLVAAAPYRGVVVEGGEVVDGVVVGQWYDDGRGTARRAISAP from the coding sequence ATGCCCGCCTTGTTGTTCGTGCTGTACGTCGTCGTCGAAGTCACCGCGCTGGTCGCGGTCGGTCAGCTGATCGGCGTGCTGCCGACCATCCTGCTGCTCATCGCCGGATCGGCCGCGGGCATGCTGCTGGTCGGCTCGCAGGGGCGGCGGGTGTTCGAGCAGTTCCGCCGCGCCGCGCGTGGGGAAGTGGCTCCCGGGACCGCCGTGGCCGACGGCGCCCTGGTCGCGGCGGGCGGGGTGCTGATGTTCGTGCCGGGCCTGGTCACCTCGGTGTTCGGCCTGCTCCTGCTGCTGCCGCCGACGCGGTTGCTGGTACGGCCCCTGGTCACGGCGTTCGCCGCACGGCGCTTCCGCAGGCTGGTCGCGGCGGCTCCCTACCGTGGCGTGGTGGTCGAGGGCGGCGAAGTGGTCGACGGCGTCGTGGTGGGGCAGTGGTACGACGACGGCCGGGGCACCGCGCGCCGCGCGATCAGCGCTCCCTGA
- a CDS encoding amidohydrolase → MSTQLLIGGRFYSASSPDATAMAVSDGTVVWLGAEQPGRALHPDAEVVDLDGAFVAPAFVDPHVHVTALGLKLTGLDLSAARSLEHCLRLLGEFARAHPEGAVLGDGWDDTTWPEGRPPTVEEIDAAAGAGRHVYLSRVDAHSAVASSALLDALPELTAADGFTRGEPVRAAAHHVVRTAALTSLSRAQRDRARAAALDHAAAHGVVAVHECAGPEIAGRADVRELLEFEHGVQVRAYWGEAVRSAEQARALVGELGVHALGGDLFVDGSFGSHTAWLRAPYVDETGCGRSYLDADAISDHVRACTVAGIQAGFHVIGDAAMDAVVAGVERVAAELGGPAIAALGHRVEHAELLDGEHIARLARWGVIASVQPGFDAAWGGPDGMYAARLGAERAATLNPFAAMASAGVALAIGSDAPVTALDPWAAVRAAANHRTPGHGLSPRAAFAAATRGAWRAGGVRDGVAGTLVPGAPASYAIWDAGELVVTAAADSVQRWSTDPRSRVPGLPALDAGAPLPTCLRTVHRGVTIYAQ, encoded by the coding sequence GTGAGTACCCAGTTGCTGATCGGCGGTCGTTTCTACAGTGCCAGTTCGCCCGACGCCACGGCGATGGCGGTGAGCGACGGGACCGTCGTCTGGCTGGGCGCCGAGCAACCAGGTCGCGCGCTGCATCCGGACGCCGAGGTCGTGGACCTCGACGGCGCCTTCGTCGCGCCCGCGTTCGTCGATCCGCACGTGCACGTCACCGCGTTGGGTCTGAAGCTGACCGGGCTCGATCTCTCGGCCGCCCGGTCGCTCGAGCACTGCCTGCGATTGCTGGGGGAGTTCGCCCGGGCGCACCCCGAGGGGGCGGTACTGGGCGACGGCTGGGACGACACCACCTGGCCGGAGGGCAGGCCGCCCACGGTCGAGGAGATCGACGCGGCGGCCGGCGCGGGCAGGCACGTCTACCTCTCGCGGGTGGACGCGCATTCCGCGGTGGCGTCCTCGGCGCTGCTGGACGCACTGCCCGAGCTGACTGCGGCCGACGGATTCACCCGTGGCGAGCCGGTGCGGGCCGCCGCCCACCACGTGGTGCGCACCGCCGCGCTCACGAGTCTGTCTCGGGCGCAACGGGATCGAGCGCGCGCCGCGGCACTGGACCACGCCGCCGCACACGGCGTTGTCGCGGTCCACGAATGCGCGGGCCCGGAGATCGCGGGCCGCGCCGACGTCCGCGAATTGCTCGAGTTCGAGCACGGGGTCCAGGTGCGGGCCTACTGGGGCGAGGCGGTGCGCAGCGCCGAGCAGGCCCGCGCCCTGGTCGGCGAACTCGGTGTGCACGCCCTCGGCGGGGATCTGTTCGTGGACGGGTCGTTCGGATCGCACACCGCTTGGCTACGCGCGCCCTACGTCGACGAAACGGGCTGTGGCCGAAGCTATCTCGATGCCGACGCGATCAGCGACCACGTCCGGGCCTGCACCGTCGCCGGTATCCAGGCCGGATTCCACGTGATCGGTGACGCCGCCATGGACGCCGTCGTCGCCGGTGTCGAACGGGTGGCCGCCGAACTGGGCGGCCCCGCGATCGCGGCGCTCGGGCATCGCGTCGAGCACGCCGAACTCCTGGACGGCGAGCACATCGCACGTCTCGCGCGCTGGGGTGTGATCGCCAGCGTGCAACCGGGATTCGACGCCGCGTGGGGTGGACCGGACGGCATGTACGCCGCGCGGCTGGGGGCCGAGCGCGCCGCGACGCTGAACCCGTTCGCCGCCATGGCTTCCGCGGGCGTCGCCCTAGCGATCGGCTCCGACGCCCCCGTCACGGCGCTCGATCCGTGGGCGGCGGTGCGTGCCGCGGCCAACCACCGCACACCCGGCCACGGCCTGTCCCCGCGCGCCGCCTTCGCCGCGGCCACGCGCGGCGCCTGGCGCGCCGGGGGCGTTCGCGACGGAGTCGCGGGCACCCTGGTGCCCGGAGCGCCCGCGTCGTACGCGATCTGGGATGCCGGCGAACTCGTCGTCACCGCGGCCGCGGATTCGGTGCAGCGCTGGTCCACCGACCCGCGCTCGCGCGTGCCGGGGCTGCCCGCATTGGATGCCGGCGCGCCGCTGCCCACATGCCTGCGTACCGTCCACCGCGGGGTGACGATCTATGCGCAATGA
- the lnt gene encoding apolipoprotein N-acyltransferase: protein MVRERVLGSVRQVSEVLRRHRVATRSVAAIFAGLLLFGSFPPRPWWFLAPVGIAILTLTVRGGGRLRAGFGYGFLAGLGFFVPLLPWTGIYVGPLPWLALSTVCALYLGVFGLLARLVGTLPGWPLWVALAWATAEWGRSSFPFGGFPWGRLAFGQADGWFLSLAAVGGAPLVGFAVALTGTGAAAFASLLWSAAADDRRRTADAETGGTAATTVHRHIPVTRLGYAAAAFTVLVMPLTGLLLRSALPDPDQGDRMVTVAAIQGSVPRLGLDFNEQRRAVLDNHVRRTEELADEVAAGRAPRPDVVIWPENSSDIDPLRNADAAALITAASERIGAPILVGAVLINSDRTTTNSVMVWNGADGPGERHDKKIIQPFGEYLPMRGFFRLFSEYADRAGYFVPGHGDGVVRAAGIDIGVATCYEVAFDRSFEDAMRAGAQLLTVPTNNATFGDSEMTYQQLAMSRIRAVEHGRALVVAATSGVSAIIAADGSVRQETALFVPAALVAELPLRADSTLATRIGPAPERVFVVLTASAALAAALRRPLRAGGSANGSASRK from the coding sequence ATGGTGCGCGAGCGAGTGCTCGGATCGGTGCGGCAGGTGTCCGAAGTGCTACGCCGACACCGGGTGGCGACGCGTTCGGTGGCGGCGATCTTCGCGGGGCTGCTGCTTTTCGGGAGCTTCCCGCCCCGGCCGTGGTGGTTTCTCGCCCCGGTCGGCATCGCGATACTGACCCTCACCGTACGTGGCGGCGGTCGGCTGCGGGCGGGTTTCGGCTATGGGTTCCTGGCCGGATTGGGGTTTTTCGTTCCGCTGCTGCCATGGACGGGCATCTATGTCGGTCCGCTGCCCTGGCTGGCGCTGTCCACCGTCTGTGCGCTGTACCTGGGCGTCTTCGGCCTGCTCGCCCGGCTCGTCGGCACGTTGCCCGGCTGGCCCCTATGGGTGGCCCTGGCCTGGGCCACGGCCGAGTGGGGCAGATCGAGCTTCCCGTTCGGCGGTTTTCCCTGGGGCCGTTTGGCCTTCGGCCAGGCCGACGGCTGGTTCCTTTCGCTGGCCGCGGTCGGCGGCGCCCCGCTGGTCGGGTTCGCGGTGGCGCTGACCGGAACCGGTGCGGCGGCATTCGCGTCCTTGCTGTGGTCGGCAGCCGCCGATGACAGGCGCCGGACCGCCGATGCCGAGACCGGCGGCACTGCCGCGACAACGGTTCACCGTCACATCCCCGTGACCCGACTCGGGTACGCCGCTGCGGCTTTCACCGTGCTCGTCATGCCGCTCACCGGCCTGCTGCTCCGGTCCGCGCTGCCGGATCCGGACCAGGGCGACAGGATGGTCACGGTCGCGGCGATCCAGGGCAGCGTGCCGCGTCTCGGGCTGGATTTCAACGAACAGCGGCGCGCGGTGCTGGACAACCACGTCCGGCGCACCGAAGAGCTGGCGGACGAAGTGGCGGCGGGCCGCGCTCCGCGTCCCGATGTGGTGATCTGGCCGGAGAACTCCTCGGATATCGACCCGTTGCGCAACGCCGACGCGGCCGCCCTGATCACCGCGGCCTCCGAGCGGATCGGCGCACCCATCCTGGTCGGCGCCGTGCTGATCAACTCGGATCGGACCACGACCAACTCGGTGATGGTGTGGAACGGCGCGGACGGCCCAGGTGAGCGGCACGACAAGAAGATCATCCAGCCGTTCGGAGAGTACCTGCCGATGCGCGGCTTCTTCCGGCTTTTCTCCGAATACGCCGATCGCGCGGGTTATTTCGTGCCGGGACATGGCGACGGCGTGGTGCGCGCGGCGGGTATCGACATCGGCGTCGCGACGTGCTATGAGGTCGCCTTCGACCGGTCGTTCGAAGACGCGATGCGGGCCGGTGCCCAGCTGCTCACCGTGCCGACGAACAACGCCACCTTCGGCGACAGCGAGATGACCTATCAGCAGCTGGCCATGTCCCGCATCCGTGCCGTCGAGCACGGCAGAGCCCTGGTCGTCGCGGCCACGTCGGGTGTCAGCGCCATTATCGCCGCCGACGGCAGCGTGCGGCAGGAAACCGCGTTATTCGTGCCCGCCGCCCTGGTCGCCGAGCTGCCGCTGCGCGCGGACAGCACGCTCGCGACGCGAATAGGCCCCGCACCGGAGCGGGTTTTCGTCGTCCTGACGGCTTCGGCGGCGCTGGCGGCGGCCCTCCGGCGGCCGCTCCGCGCGGGAGGATCCGCGAATGGCTCGGCGAGCCGCAAATAG